From the Alkalispirochaeta americana genome, one window contains:
- the kbl gene encoding glycine C-acetyltransferase → MYGAMKDELTALAASLRGQGLYKEERVLLGPQGGVIHARGIDGITREVINFCANNYLGLSNHPEIIRAARQAMDRYGFGYSSVRFICGTSELHKELEEEMSSFLGTEDTILYAAAFDANGGVFEPLLGEQDAIISDELNHASIIDGVRLCRARRYRYAHADTGDLETQLRKARSEGCRFCLIVTDGVFSMDGDIAPLPEIVELARRYDALVMVDDCHATGYLGKSGRGTAEYFGLEGEIDIITTTFGKALGGASGGCVSGHREIIEILRQRSRPYLFSNTLAPAIAGATLRAVRMVGENPQWCQRPLELARRFRTALTGAGLDLLPGETAIVPVMMYDEGRALALAEKLFEEGIYVIGFAHPVVPRGRARIRVQLSAAHREEQVDQASRAFIEMARKMKLV, encoded by the coding sequence ATGTATGGAGCGATGAAGGATGAATTGACAGCTTTGGCTGCCTCACTGCGCGGCCAGGGGCTTTACAAAGAGGAGAGGGTTCTCCTGGGCCCTCAAGGCGGGGTGATCCACGCCCGGGGAATCGATGGAATTACCCGTGAGGTCATCAATTTCTGCGCCAACAACTACCTGGGCCTCTCAAACCATCCCGAGATCATCCGGGCTGCCCGCCAGGCTATGGATCGCTATGGTTTCGGCTATTCCTCGGTGCGCTTCATTTGCGGGACCAGCGAGCTTCACAAGGAACTTGAGGAGGAGATGAGCTCCTTCCTGGGTACTGAGGATACGATCCTCTATGCGGCAGCCTTCGATGCCAACGGCGGGGTTTTTGAACCTCTTCTGGGCGAGCAGGATGCCATCATTTCCGATGAGTTGAACCACGCCTCCATCATCGACGGTGTGCGGCTCTGCCGGGCCAGGCGCTACCGCTATGCCCACGCCGACACAGGCGATCTGGAGACGCAACTTCGGAAGGCCCGCAGCGAGGGATGCCGGTTTTGCCTGATTGTTACGGATGGCGTCTTTTCCATGGACGGAGATATTGCACCCCTCCCGGAGATCGTTGAGCTCGCCCGCCGCTACGATGCCCTGGTGATGGTCGACGACTGCCACGCTACCGGATATCTGGGGAAGAGTGGCCGCGGAACTGCCGAGTATTTCGGGCTGGAAGGGGAGATAGACATCATCACCACCACCTTTGGAAAGGCCTTGGGAGGAGCTTCGGGCGGGTGTGTCTCGGGGCATCGGGAGATTATCGAGATCCTTCGTCAGCGTTCCCGCCCCTACCTGTTTTCTAATACCCTGGCCCCTGCGATCGCCGGGGCAACCTTGCGAGCCGTCCGGATGGTAGGTGAAAATCCCCAATGGTGTCAGCGGCCCCTGGAGTTGGCACGGCGATTTCGCACGGCCCTTACCGGGGCGGGGCTGGATCTCCTTCCGGGCGAGACCGCAATCGTTCCGGTAATGATGTACGACGAGGGGCGTGCTCTTGCGCTGGCAGAAAAGCTTTTTGAGGAGGGCATCTACGTAATCGGCTTTGCTCATCCCGTGGTCCCCCGGGGGCGTGCGCGAATCCGGGTGCAACTCTCGGCGGCTCACAGGGAAGAACAGGTTGACCAGGCTTCCCGGGCCTTTATCGAGATGGCCCGGAAGATGAAGCTAGTGTAG
- a CDS encoding NAD-dependent epimerase/dehydratase family protein: MKGILITGALGQLGSEIATELRRQHGSDRVVLTDVRDHINRDLVEEGPFYKFDVRDGKTLAEIVEKHRIGTIYHLAALLSATAEDRPQEAWDLNLNGLLTVLEVARERGAAVFTPSSIGAFGPTTPRDWTPQDTLQRPTSMYGVTKVAGELLCDYYHFKYGVDTRGLRYPGLISSKTPPGGGTTDYAVDIYYQALQTGRYRCFLKGDTYLDMMYMPDAVRAAISLMEADPSRLRHRNAFNVTAMSFCPEEQAAYIRACLPQFEIDYDVDPVRQAIANSWPNNMEDYAARVEWGWKPEYDLEATTRDMLRVLSQRLEDARYVWSDEG; the protein is encoded by the coding sequence GTGAAGGGTATTCTGATAACCGGCGCCTTGGGACAGTTAGGAAGCGAGATCGCCACGGAACTCCGGCGGCAGCACGGCTCCGATCGGGTGGTCCTTACCGATGTGCGCGATCACATCAACCGGGATCTTGTTGAGGAAGGGCCTTTCTACAAGTTTGACGTCCGTGACGGAAAGACGCTGGCCGAAATCGTGGAGAAACACCGGATTGGCACAATATACCATTTGGCGGCACTTCTCTCGGCCACCGCCGAAGATCGCCCCCAGGAGGCTTGGGATCTGAATCTGAACGGTCTTCTGACGGTTCTGGAGGTGGCCCGGGAAAGGGGGGCAGCCGTGTTTACTCCCAGTTCGATCGGGGCCTTTGGGCCTACCACTCCCCGGGACTGGACACCCCAGGATACGCTTCAGCGTCCCACCTCCATGTACGGCGTGACCAAAGTGGCGGGGGAACTGCTGTGCGACTATTATCATTTCAAGTACGGTGTAGATACCCGGGGGTTGCGATACCCCGGGCTTATTTCCAGCAAGACCCCCCCCGGAGGAGGGACCACCGATTACGCTGTGGATATCTATTACCAGGCGTTGCAAACAGGGCGCTATCGTTGTTTCCTGAAGGGGGACACCTACCTGGACATGATGTATATGCCTGATGCGGTTCGGGCCGCTATTTCCCTGATGGAGGCCGATCCATCCCGATTGCGTCACCGGAATGCCTTCAACGTGACCGCCATGAGTTTTTGTCCCGAGGAGCAGGCCGCCTACATCCGGGCCTGCCTCCCTCAGTTTGAGATCGACTACGATGTAGACCCTGTTCGTCAGGCCATCGCCAATTCCTGGCCCAACAATATGGAAGATTATGCGGCCCGGGTGGAGTGGGGATGGAAACCGGAGTATGATTTGGAAGCCACGACCCGCGATATGTTGCGGGTTCTCTCACAACGACTGGAGGATGCCCGGTATGTATGGAGCGATGAAGGATGA
- a CDS encoding helix-turn-helix domain-containing protein, producing MTGTQHHSQEPPLIGGNIRRIRKEAGLTMDVLAERSGVSKAMLSQIEAEKVNPTVATVWKISQGLQVEINRLLEGSEEPVRKFHVTTRDDIIALDTDEEGLHIDVLTPIQMVEDLEMYLLSFAPGGALRSAPHFPNTEEFLTVIRGSIHVRAGDRDARLGEGDFIRYQCDVEHDIENTSEESSLVHMVVRFHKRSLGH from the coding sequence ATGACAGGCACCCAGCATCACTCCCAGGAGCCTCCCTTGATCGGGGGAAACATCAGGCGGATCAGAAAAGAGGCGGGCCTCACCATGGACGTCCTGGCAGAACGGAGCGGCGTTTCCAAGGCGATGCTCTCCCAGATTGAGGCCGAAAAGGTAAACCCCACGGTGGCTACCGTGTGGAAAATATCCCAGGGCCTCCAGGTGGAGATCAACCGCCTTCTTGAGGGCAGCGAGGAGCCCGTCAGGAAGTTTCACGTCACCACCCGGGACGATATCATCGCCCTGGATACCGATGAGGAAGGGCTTCACATTGATGTGCTGACTCCAATCCAGATGGTGGAGGATCTGGAGATGTACCTTCTCTCTTTTGCTCCGGGGGGCGCACTGCGATCGGCTCCTCATTTTCCCAACACCGAGGAGTTTCTCACGGTTATACGGGGGAGCATTCATGTTCGGGCCGGAGACCGCGACGCCCGCCTGGGCGAAGGAGATTTCATCCGCTATCAATGCGACGTGGAGCACGATATCGAGAACACCAGCGAGGAATCTTCCCTGGTCCACATGGTGGTGCGGTTCCACAAGCGTTCTCTGGGTCATTAG
- a CDS encoding PTS sugar transporter subunit IIA produces MLKETLTVDLVTTDLPGSDKDQIIRALLDLICTTGKVKDPALALEDVLAHETGMSTGMEHGIAIPHAKTDAVDSLVACVGISPKKIDFESLDRKPAQIFIMTLSPRDGTGPHVQFLAEISRLLKDAKMRKQLLKAKSDEELLHLLIS; encoded by the coding sequence ATGCTCAAAGAAACGCTCACGGTCGATCTTGTAACGACCGACCTTCCCGGATCGGACAAGGATCAAATTATCCGGGCCCTGCTGGACCTCATCTGTACAACGGGGAAAGTGAAAGACCCGGCCCTGGCCCTGGAGGACGTCCTGGCTCACGAGACGGGAATGTCCACGGGAATGGAACACGGGATCGCAATACCTCACGCAAAGACCGACGCTGTAGATTCTCTGGTGGCGTGTGTGGGGATATCGCCAAAGAAGATCGACTTCGAGAGCCTGGACCGGAAACCGGCCCAGATCTTCATCATGACCCTCTCTCCTCGTGACGGGACGGGGCCGCATGTACAGTTTTTGGCGGAGATTAGCAGGCTTCTCAAGGATGCAAAGATGAGGAAGCAACTCCTCAAGGCCAAAAGCGACGAGGAGTTACTGCACCTCCTGATCAGCTAA
- a CDS encoding putative glycoside hydrolase, which yields MKGITVVFFCVFSMALGAAPAELLELTSSELRFSQNGSDEVRVARSLRQATGSNTYLTSAARSPWDERRLLVATTFHGIFESEDNGETWSALGRGNGLRTIYKGNGFYDDIAQAAYDPSDRDVLWLRRAQSGELLAIDRRRGAVVNLPDSRGQRALAAAVPARDHPQARMYPAREQRMEKAADKVSFFLAPWHVGPDSLPGHMEFAREQGFNAVVIDFKDDNGRIAYETSLELPRQVGAVRRFFDAQRVIRTVHESDLYLIARIVVFKDEQLYRYQNNRYALWDSRRNAPWGVFRQETTDDGETRSRQVEYWVDPFSEFVWDYNIAIARELQEMGVDEIQFDYIRTPADGRRQDIVYRYKEDSPALNRGIDYGDPRVQALTEFARRAREEISIPISIDVFGFNGWYRMSYLGQDIAALAQYVDVISPMLYPSHFPRAFMGDLPYLEWAEYLYEEGTARGRRITGDTVLIRPYIQSFLIGGELRFDEDTYTDYLKRQIRGSLSAGASGFTLWNFSGRYYMVSRGLWFDDEERDGP from the coding sequence ATGAAAGGCATAACAGTAGTTTTTTTCTGCGTTTTTTCCATGGCCCTGGGGGCGGCTCCCGCCGAGCTTCTCGAGCTGACCTCCAGCGAGCTCCGGTTCTCACAGAACGGTTCCGATGAGGTCCGTGTCGCCCGATCGCTTCGTCAGGCAACGGGAAGCAATACCTATCTTACCAGCGCTGCCCGTTCTCCCTGGGATGAACGGCGGCTTCTGGTGGCAACCACCTTCCACGGCATCTTCGAGAGTGAGGATAACGGGGAGACCTGGAGCGCCTTGGGTCGGGGCAACGGTCTGCGCACAATTTATAAAGGCAACGGTTTCTACGATGATATCGCCCAGGCAGCCTACGACCCATCGGATCGGGATGTCCTCTGGCTGCGTCGTGCCCAGTCGGGAGAGCTTCTGGCGATTGATCGCCGCCGTGGGGCCGTGGTGAACCTGCCTGACTCCCGGGGCCAACGCGCCCTGGCTGCGGCCGTTCCAGCCCGGGACCATCCTCAGGCCCGAATGTATCCTGCCCGGGAGCAGCGCATGGAGAAGGCTGCCGACAAAGTATCCTTCTTCCTTGCTCCCTGGCATGTGGGGCCTGATTCTCTTCCCGGGCACATGGAGTTTGCCCGGGAACAGGGGTTCAACGCCGTGGTAATCGACTTCAAGGATGACAACGGTCGCATTGCCTACGAAACATCTCTTGAGTTGCCTCGCCAGGTAGGAGCCGTCCGTCGTTTTTTCGATGCCCAGCGGGTAATCCGTACCGTTCACGAGAGCGATCTCTACCTGATCGCCCGGATTGTGGTTTTCAAGGATGAGCAACTCTACCGATATCAGAACAACCGCTACGCTCTCTGGGACAGTCGCCGGAACGCTCCCTGGGGTGTGTTCCGCCAGGAGACAACTGACGATGGAGAAACCCGCTCACGCCAGGTAGAGTACTGGGTAGATCCGTTCTCGGAGTTTGTCTGGGACTACAATATCGCTATTGCCCGGGAACTTCAGGAGATGGGTGTAGACGAGATACAGTTCGATTACATCAGGACTCCTGCTGACGGTCGGCGTCAGGATATTGTCTATCGCTACAAAGAGGACAGCCCCGCCCTGAACCGCGGTATCGATTACGGCGATCCCCGGGTCCAGGCTCTTACGGAGTTTGCCCGGCGTGCCCGGGAAGAGATCTCGATTCCAATCAGTATTGATGTCTTCGGTTTCAACGGCTGGTACCGCATGAGTTATCTGGGACAGGATATCGCGGCCCTGGCTCAGTACGTGGACGTGATCTCGCCCATGCTCTACCCCTCGCATTTTCCCAGGGCCTTCATGGGTGATTTGCCCTATTTGGAGTGGGCTGAATATCTCTATGAGGAAGGCACTGCCCGGGGGAGGCGGATCACCGGTGATACCGTGCTGATTCGCCCCTATATCCAATCGTTTCTGATTGGCGGCGAGTTGCGTTTTGATGAAGATACCTATACGGACTATCTGAAACGCCAGATCCGGGGAAGCCTCTCGGCCGGGGCAAGCGGGTTTACCCTCTGGAACTTTTCGGGGCGGTACTACATGGTGTCGCGAGGACTCTGGTTCGACGATGAGGAGCGGGACGGTCCCTAG
- a CDS encoding class I SAM-dependent rRNA methyltransferase, translated as MIQEIRLSPKGIKPVRNGHPWVFRNALGAPPRPATLPASVHQAVQEHPLVWDHTQPAFACDPSGRPLGWGLYNGSSRLALRIITRNPEIPIRGETFFQLLREAVERRSELRRDRPDGAVRLVFGEADGFPGLVADLLGRTLVLELSGAFAWDNRQWIQEELTRLVNPQGVYLSPDRDLLGREGVSGPFQGQWICPGGNRENPENPENPDILVEENGLLWHALPEAGQKTGFYCDQRENRRWVGDHARGARVLDAFCYHGGFGLTALAGGASSVVCADSSAAALRLVEANRVLQQAPADRLHVVKGDLFELLRTNAVPQGLESFDLVVLDPPKLVPARQHRDAGLRAYKDLNLAALQGMRSGSRLVTFSCSGAISRDDFRTALAWAAADAGRAVRVEGVLSQGADHPVPLHFPEAEYLKGFVLRVD; from the coding sequence GTGATTCAGGAAATTCGGCTCTCGCCCAAGGGGATCAAGCCTGTTCGCAACGGCCATCCCTGGGTGTTTCGCAACGCCTTGGGGGCGCCTCCCCGCCCGGCAACCCTGCCTGCATCGGTACATCAGGCGGTGCAGGAACATCCCCTGGTGTGGGACCATACCCAGCCTGCTTTTGCCTGTGACCCCTCGGGACGCCCTCTGGGATGGGGCCTCTATAACGGTTCTTCCCGATTGGCTCTTCGCATAATAACCCGAAACCCCGAGATACCGATACGGGGAGAAACATTTTTTCAGCTTCTTCGTGAAGCCGTGGAGCGTCGCAGCGAATTGCGGCGGGATCGTCCCGACGGGGCGGTGCGGCTTGTTTTTGGTGAGGCCGACGGTTTTCCCGGTCTTGTGGCGGATCTTCTGGGTCGTACCCTGGTTCTGGAACTTTCCGGAGCCTTCGCCTGGGATAATCGCCAATGGATTCAGGAGGAGCTGACCCGCCTTGTGAACCCCCAAGGGGTATATCTTTCTCCAGACCGGGATCTTCTTGGGCGCGAGGGTGTTTCAGGGCCATTTCAGGGCCAATGGATCTGCCCCGGCGGGAACAGGGAGAACCCGGAGAATCCGGAGAATCCGGATATTCTGGTCGAAGAGAACGGGCTTCTCTGGCACGCCCTGCCCGAGGCCGGCCAGAAAACGGGGTTTTATTGCGATCAGCGAGAGAACCGTCGCTGGGTTGGCGATCATGCCCGGGGCGCGCGCGTTCTGGATGCCTTTTGCTATCATGGAGGGTTCGGGCTCACCGCCCTGGCGGGAGGAGCCTCGTCGGTGGTTTGCGCCGACAGCTCTGCTGCTGCCCTGAGACTGGTTGAGGCCAACCGGGTTCTTCAGCAGGCTCCCGCCGATCGCCTCCACGTGGTGAAGGGGGATCTCTTCGAACTTTTGAGAACGAACGCGGTGCCTCAGGGCCTGGAATCGTTCGATCTGGTGGTCCTTGATCCACCCAAGCTTGTCCCCGCCCGGCAACACCGTGATGCGGGGCTTCGGGCGTACAAGGATCTGAACTTGGCAGCTCTTCAGGGGATGCGCAGTGGTTCCCGGTTGGTGACGTTCTCCTGCTCGGGTGCCATAAGCCGCGACGATTTTCGGACCGCCCTGGCCTGGGCCGCTGCCGATGCGGGAAGGGCGGTGCGAGTCGAGGGGGTTCTCTCCCAGGGAGCGGATCACCCTGTGCCACTGCACTTCCCCGAGGCGGAATACCTCAAGGGCTTTGTTCTTCGGGTGGACTAG
- a CDS encoding YfcE family phosphodiesterase has protein sequence MKIAIMSDIHDNIWNLERALQQVQDQEARTLLFLGDFCAPFTLDQLARGFSGPIHAILGNNDGDPLLLSRIAGEHPHVTLHGHVAELTFEGVKIAMNHYPEIARGLAHSRLYDAVFSGHDHQRYHQKVENTLWANPGEVMGRFGKPSFGIFLTGDLSFVHVDIDLSRRVAGHSQ, from the coding sequence ATGAAGATTGCAATCATGAGCGACATCCACGACAACATCTGGAACCTGGAACGAGCTCTGCAGCAGGTCCAGGACCAGGAAGCCCGGACCTTGCTCTTTCTGGGTGATTTCTGTGCCCCCTTCACCCTGGACCAGCTGGCCCGGGGATTTTCCGGGCCGATCCACGCAATCCTGGGCAACAACGACGGAGACCCCCTGCTCCTGAGCAGAATCGCGGGAGAGCACCCCCACGTGACCCTCCACGGGCACGTTGCAGAACTTACATTCGAGGGTGTAAAAATCGCCATGAACCACTATCCGGAGATCGCCCGGGGCCTGGCACATTCCCGACTCTACGACGCAGTCTTCAGCGGCCATGATCATCAGCGGTATCATCAGAAAGTGGAGAACACGCTCTGGGCAAACCCCGGCGAGGTGATGGGCCGCTTCGGCAAGCCCTCGTTCGGGATCTTTCTCACCGGAGACCTTTCCTTTGTTCATGTGGACATCGATCTCTCCCGCAGGGTTGCCGGGCACAGCCAGTGA
- a CDS encoding DUF5312 family protein yields MRKSERYTVPYPPAEPAPETVYRQRFHEFPLWYRWYLRVLALLHGTSVEKTVRRHELQELRRKLAPLARDILDLSVPALLPGFHLRLRSLEIKRRRLIPLLREVQSSNRGRFLVETLARQDPKTHQALEDAAGIPETLLESTETTLAVAREAVQNHLKEELEIRRHRIEETLTPLWTTITALSILVRADLESLLPPAEQGLVRTPLRVVQTPLQELHQTMELLRRERNHTATEELCDFARRRARLPSPPPREIWQELEEFRVAVPLLEITKLAWEDPYLEIRPLLIRNEWWQTFHQTWTARATERTGALLLTHRTEQLRERLSQIFQVSGPPPSWLPSELYPTTMGFVLLLGESEFFHDTRRVVTQVVIDAVFQHLDVRNALHQAALQIDQSLERLSSLMGKGEKRGTLGEELLRIRRRSGTSSLARRQLSELYEQHRHRVRTALEEFMEALIAGSVLIDRTLSGTAPAFDYQTVQAQSFSGDFPARELLQTVATQWAPLGRELRALYTLESTAGPSP; encoded by the coding sequence GTGAGAAAGAGCGAGCGTTACACCGTCCCCTACCCGCCGGCAGAACCGGCCCCGGAGACGGTCTACCGGCAGCGCTTTCACGAGTTCCCCCTCTGGTACCGCTGGTATCTTCGAGTTCTGGCTCTGCTGCACGGTACTTCGGTGGAAAAAACGGTACGGCGGCACGAGTTACAGGAACTTCGACGAAAACTTGCCCCCCTTGCCCGAGACATTCTGGACCTTTCGGTACCGGCCCTTCTGCCCGGATTTCACCTTCGCCTGCGTAGCCTGGAGATAAAACGGCGCCGACTTATCCCGCTCCTCCGGGAGGTCCAGAGCAGTAACCGGGGCCGGTTTCTGGTCGAAACCCTGGCGCGGCAAGATCCCAAAACCCACCAGGCCCTGGAAGACGCAGCAGGCATACCGGAAACCCTTCTGGAGAGCACCGAGACAACCCTGGCCGTGGCTCGCGAGGCAGTTCAGAATCACCTGAAGGAAGAGCTGGAGATCCGGCGACATCGAATCGAAGAAACCCTGACCCCTCTGTGGACGACCATCACCGCCCTGAGCATTCTGGTCCGGGCCGATCTGGAGTCACTCCTGCCTCCAGCTGAACAGGGCCTGGTCCGCACGCCCCTGCGAGTGGTACAGACCCCACTCCAGGAGCTGCACCAGACCATGGAACTTCTCCGACGCGAGCGAAACCATACCGCGACGGAGGAACTCTGCGATTTTGCCCGTCGCCGGGCCCGCCTCCCCTCACCTCCGCCCCGGGAGATATGGCAGGAACTGGAAGAGTTCCGGGTAGCAGTGCCCCTCCTGGAGATCACAAAACTTGCCTGGGAGGACCCCTATCTGGAGATACGGCCCCTGCTGATCCGCAACGAATGGTGGCAGACCTTTCACCAGACCTGGACTGCCAGGGCAACGGAACGAACGGGGGCACTGCTGCTCACCCACCGGACCGAACAACTCAGGGAACGGCTCTCACAGATCTTTCAGGTCAGCGGCCCCCCTCCGTCATGGCTTCCTTCTGAGCTTTACCCCACCACGATGGGCTTTGTCCTGCTTCTGGGGGAAAGCGAGTTTTTCCACGACACGCGGCGGGTGGTAACGCAAGTGGTGATCGATGCGGTTTTTCAGCACCTGGACGTCCGCAACGCCCTGCATCAGGCGGCACTTCAGATAGACCAATCCCTGGAACGACTCTCGTCGCTCATGGGTAAGGGGGAAAAACGGGGAACTCTGGGGGAAGAGCTTTTGAGAATACGTCGCAGATCGGGCACTTCCTCCCTGGCCCGTCGGCAGCTTTCGGAACTCTACGAGCAACATCGACACCGTGTTCGAACCGCCCTGGAGGAGTTCATGGAGGCCCTTATTGCAGGAAGCGTCCTTATTGACCGAACCCTCTCGGGGACCGCGCCTGCCTTCGACTACCAGACAGTCCAGGCCCAGAGTTTCAGCGGAGATTTTCCGGCTCGGGAACTGCTGCAGACCGTGGCAACCCAGTGGGCCCCCTTGGGAAGAGAACTGCGGGCTCTCTATACCCTGGAGTCCACCGCCGGACCATCACCCTGA
- a CDS encoding metal-dependent transcriptional regulator, whose protein sequence is MLIEQITESLGRYLLAIYHLAAENKVARSKDIAEVVGVSRPSVTGALQKLEKTGMINYEPYGYVSLTDAGDGLARKLLLKHRATQDFLQLALGLPHERAQEVSAQIEQSLPADVLCRLVQFNNFYRNNPGKRFDWDPGCRHLCEHLYGMHGPGGRCADDDSPGGPAPGSVDNNEAFREPVPVKADSPGRRGDNPLEEPPGSPISPVSRLPNGID, encoded by the coding sequence ATGTTGATAGAACAGATTACCGAAAGCCTCGGGCGGTACCTGCTGGCGATCTACCATTTGGCTGCCGAGAACAAGGTGGCTCGTTCCAAGGATATCGCCGAAGTGGTGGGGGTGAGCAGACCCTCCGTAACGGGGGCGCTCCAGAAGCTGGAAAAGACGGGCATGATCAACTATGAGCCTTACGGCTATGTGAGCCTCACCGACGCGGGGGATGGTCTTGCCCGCAAGCTCCTTCTGAAGCATCGGGCTACCCAGGATTTTCTCCAGCTTGCCCTGGGGTTGCCCCACGAGCGGGCTCAGGAGGTGTCGGCTCAGATCGAACAAAGTTTGCCTGCCGACGTGCTTTGCAGGCTTGTGCAGTTCAACAATTTCTATCGCAACAACCCCGGAAAGCGTTTTGACTGGGACCCCGGGTGTCGTCACCTCTGCGAGCATCTCTATGGCATGCATGGTCCAGGTGGGCGTTGCGCCGACGATGACTCTCCCGGAGGGCCCGCTCCCGGCAGCGTCGACAACAACGAGGCCTTCAGGGAGCCTGTCCCGGTGAAAGCCGATTCCCCGGGCCGGCGGGGGGATAATCCCCTGGAAGAGCCCCCTGGCTCGCCCATCTCGCCTGTCTCGAGGCTTCCCAACGGTATAGACTGA
- a CDS encoding DUF3783 domain-containing protein produces MSERVIIMHGFEYQEIDLIMRAVKKTVESPRDVIFAKTTENSLTMKLSDLIEDLSQDHAYLRDNPPPVANHSSGKDSETESREPEQSGTT; encoded by the coding sequence ATGAGTGAACGAGTTATCATTATGCACGGCTTTGAGTATCAGGAAATAGACCTGATCATGCGAGCCGTGAAGAAGACTGTGGAATCACCCCGGGATGTGATCTTCGCAAAAACCACAGAAAACTCCCTGACCATGAAACTGTCTGATCTGATTGAAGACCTTAGTCAGGATCACGCCTACCTGCGAGACAATCCGCCGCCCGTCGCCAACCATTCTTCCGGAAAAGATTCGGAGACTGAAAGCAGGGAGCCGGAGCAAAGTGGCACGACCTGA
- the hisC gene encoding histidinol-phosphate transaminase — protein MVKNRTVKTRQILSDMPPYVPGARRPGAIKLSSNENPLGCSPAALEAIRQAATEAHIYPDGTALALKQALAEQAGLTPEEIILGNGSDEVLTLIAAAYINPGDCVLVGAHTFSQYAFAAKLFDGRVETVDMPDLAFDLERIADRLEEPGGRQVRIVFLCSPNNPTGLTISQDDLKRFLERISSQILVVVDHAYLEFQEDPASCDARQYLKDHSNLIVLQTFSKLHGLAALRVGYGLADPGVIEALNRVRSPFNVNSLGQAAAIAALNDQDFIRTSLETNRQGKALMNALFERHKLAHTSSEGNFVTARFPGEARFYANLLAEGGVTVRPLASFGLPQWLRITIGTPEQIATLEALLKPLLTDTPGVPG, from the coding sequence ATGGTGAAAAACAGAACGGTGAAAACACGACAGATTCTTTCCGACATGCCCCCCTACGTTCCCGGCGCACGCCGTCCCGGGGCAATCAAGCTCTCGTCCAACGAGAACCCTCTGGGGTGCTCACCAGCCGCGCTCGAGGCGATCCGCCAAGCCGCAACGGAAGCTCACATCTATCCCGACGGAACAGCCCTGGCCCTGAAGCAGGCTCTGGCGGAGCAGGCGGGCCTCACTCCCGAAGAAATAATCCTGGGCAACGGCTCCGACGAGGTTCTCACCCTGATCGCAGCAGCCTATATCAACCCCGGAGACTGTGTCCTGGTGGGAGCCCACACCTTCTCGCAATACGCCTTTGCAGCAAAACTCTTCGACGGCCGGGTGGAAACGGTCGATATGCCCGACCTGGCCTTCGATCTGGAGCGGATCGCCGACCGTCTGGAAGAACCAGGTGGACGGCAGGTCCGGATCGTCTTTCTCTGCAGCCCCAACAACCCCACGGGGCTAACCATCTCCCAGGATGATCTAAAGCGGTTCCTGGAGCGGATATCGTCTCAGATACTTGTTGTGGTTGATCACGCGTACCTGGAGTTCCAGGAGGATCCTGCCAGCTGCGATGCCCGGCAATACCTGAAAGACCATTCCAATCTTATTGTCCTTCAGACCTTCTCGAAACTTCATGGCCTGGCAGCCCTCCGCGTGGGCTACGGTCTGGCCGATCCCGGGGTTATCGAGGCCCTGAACCGGGTTCGCTCGCCTTTTAATGTGAATAGCCTGGGTCAAGCCGCCGCTATCGCCGCACTGAACGATCAGGATTTTATCAGAACCTCCCTGGAGACAAACCGTCAGGGAAAAGCCCTCATGAACGCCCTCTTTGAACGGCACAAGTTGGCCCATACCTCGTCGGAGGGGAATTTTGTCACGGCGCGCTTCCCCGGCGAGGCCAGATTCTACGCGAATCTTCTGGCCGAGGGAGGAGTCACCGTGCGCCCCCTGGCCAGTTTTGGCCTGCCCCAATGGCTGCGGATCACCATCGGCACACCCGAGCAGATTGCTACACTGGAAGCTCTGCTGAAACCCCTTCTGACAGATACTCCGGGAGTCCCTGGATAA